In Aminobacterium sp. MB27-C1, a single genomic region encodes these proteins:
- a CDS encoding thiamine pyrophosphate-dependent enzyme: protein MTTPKIFDLPEADIAWCPGCGDFKILEALKSAFSQLNWQPNDVVVVSGIGQAAKTPHFIKCHFLNGLHGRALSNATGIKIANPKLNVIAIGGDGDMYGEGGNHFIHTIRRNPDITNLVYNNMVYGLTKGQASPTSFTGFKTPVQVDGVFATPFNPLAVAIVLGATFVARAFAGDVEQTTYLIKQAIEHRGYALIDIFQPCVSFNKINTYKWYEENTYYIDDTHDPENQISALSLALKKDKFPLGVLYKQEGRKTFEENFSLYKEKRTPLFQRSAKIREIETCITGMM from the coding sequence ATGACTACGCCGAAAATTTTCGACCTTCCAGAAGCTGATATAGCGTGGTGTCCGGGATGTGGCGATTTTAAAATACTTGAAGCTCTCAAATCTGCTTTTTCACAATTAAACTGGCAACCTAATGATGTAGTTGTTGTATCTGGTATAGGTCAGGCTGCGAAGACACCCCATTTTATAAAATGTCATTTTTTAAATGGTTTACACGGTAGAGCTCTTTCCAACGCGACAGGAATTAAAATAGCTAATCCAAAACTGAATGTTATAGCTATAGGTGGAGATGGAGATATGTATGGGGAGGGCGGAAATCATTTTATCCATACTATTCGTCGGAATCCTGACATTACAAATTTGGTCTATAACAATATGGTTTATGGTTTAACGAAGGGACAAGCCTCTCCTACAAGTTTTACTGGTTTTAAAACACCTGTTCAAGTAGATGGCGTATTTGCCACTCCTTTTAACCCTTTAGCTGTTGCCATTGTTTTGGGGGCTACTTTTGTTGCACGAGCTTTTGCAGGAGATGTGGAACAAACAACCTACCTAATAAAACAGGCTATTGAACATCGTGGCTATGCGCTAATCGATATATTTCAACCGTGTGTTTCCTTTAATAAGATAAATACATATAAATGGTACGAAGAGAATACATATTATATTGATGATACTCATGATCCTGAAAACCAGATCTCTGCGCTTTCTTTAGCGCTAAAGAAAGATAAATTCCCTTTAGGTGTTTTGTATAAGCAGGAAGGAAGAAAAACATTTGAGGAGAATTTTTCTCTGTATAAAGAAAAAAGAACGCCTCTTTTTCAAAGAAGTGCTAAAATCAGAGAAATTGAAACTTGTATTACAGGTATGATGTGA
- a CDS encoding N-acetyltransferase, whose translation MEKGGAAWPREFIVEDIKNGLSVYMTARWHSRIVGLIVLEKKKNAIMISDLFVSKSHRKRKIASQLLLAAGEFCLNEGYNKLKLHVREDNETARKLYLNFGFRVIKKEEHYYEDFATALLMETKLPFHCS comes from the coding sequence GTGGAAAAAGGTGGAGCCGCTTGGCCCCGCGAATTTATAGTGGAAGATATTAAAAACGGGCTGTCAGTGTATATGACAGCCCGTTGGCATTCTCGTATAGTTGGGCTTATCGTGTTAGAAAAGAAGAAAAATGCAATTATGATTAGTGATTTATTTGTTAGCAAGAGCCATAGGAAAAGAAAGATCGCTAGCCAATTACTTCTCGCAGCAGGTGAATTTTGCCTTAATGAGGGGTATAATAAATTGAAACTTCATGTTCGTGAAGATAACGAAACAGCAAGAAAATTATATTTAAATTTCGGATTTCGCGTAATTAAAAAAGAAGAACATTACTACGAAGATTTTGCTACGGCTTTACTTATGGAGACAAAACTTCCCTTTCATTGCAGCTAA
- a CDS encoding histidine phosphatase family protein, protein MASQYKHTTIILARHGECQGNKEERFRGRVDYPLNERGLEQASDLGKALIALSPQYAYTSPLLRARQTASAIATSCSIEKVEILEGINNINFSSWEGRLKTDIALEYPSEWQMWLTYPEKLSLPGAETLADVQKRSIQTLNELVKRHKGETFVVVSHRTVLKPLIAACIHIPEPYFWKTHMDTASYSVLTHDEKRGYSLFSLNQTFHLKKVQTEWI, encoded by the coding sequence ATGGCATCTCAATATAAACACACCACTATTATTCTCGCTCGTCACGGTGAGTGCCAAGGGAACAAGGAAGAACGATTCCGAGGACGAGTCGACTATCCACTTAACGAAAGAGGGCTAGAGCAAGCTTCTGATCTGGGGAAAGCCCTTATTGCTCTCTCTCCTCAATATGCATATACAAGTCCCTTGCTCAGAGCTCGCCAGACAGCGTCAGCAATAGCTACATCATGCTCAATAGAAAAAGTTGAGATTCTAGAAGGGATAAATAATATTAACTTCAGTTCATGGGAAGGCCGGCTCAAAACGGATATAGCACTTGAATATCCTTCGGAATGGCAGATGTGGCTTACCTATCCGGAAAAATTGTCTCTCCCTGGCGCTGAAACTCTTGCCGATGTTCAAAAGCGTTCCATACAAACTCTCAATGAGCTCGTGAAAAGACATAAAGGCGAAACTTTTGTTGTGGTCTCCCATCGTACAGTTCTTAAACCTCTCATTGCAGCTTGTATTCATATACCTGAACCATATTTCTGGAAAACTCACATGGATACAGCTTCGTATAGCGTTCTTACTCATGATGAAAAACGAGGGTATAGCCTTTTCTCATTAAATCAGACATTTCATCTGAAAAAAGTACAAACCGAGTGGATTTAG
- a CDS encoding 2-oxoacid:acceptor oxidoreductase subunit alpha: MTIPIGKSRKEISLVLCGAAGQGVQTVEELLIRAIRHIGYSVFASREYMSRVRGGNNSTEIRISPWPIRAFVDRIDIAVPLSLGVRDNILRRISKETIVICDQEDLGSEIEKFRGSILNVNINEVAREIGGKVFSNFIAAGVILGLIGGGMESAKAFCDEKFSGKKEKLAEQNKVALERGYVIGRSYIGDDSILLPPDQAIRSAQRVVMSGTEAVSLGALSAGCSFVTAYPMSPATGVLTFMAQKAKEMEIIVEQAEDEIAAINMAIGASYSGARSMVTTSGGGFDLMCEGVSLAGVMETPVVIHLAQRPGPATGMATRTEQGDLNVALYGGHGEFPRAVLAPASLEEAFRLSSKAFYLADTYQIPVILMTDQYFLNTYYDMAMPDVKGTLVPPAIVEANDNYRRYEITHDGISPRAVPGYGNGLVGADSHEHDEIGHVYEDFDLRERMVQKRLRKIESMQKDIEEPLLIGPEDFRTLIIGWGSSFHIIEETLEFIGRSDTALMHFQQIYPLPQNIGMKLEQAQKIIVIEGNKTGQFARLLTQHTGRMIDYVLPYYSGLQFSVEQLTRDLDSCLNGEVL; the protein is encoded by the coding sequence ATGACTATTCCAATCGGGAAATCAAGAAAAGAGATATCTTTGGTTCTTTGTGGAGCTGCTGGACAAGGAGTACAGACAGTTGAAGAGTTACTTATACGGGCTATACGTCATATTGGCTACAGCGTTTTTGCCAGTCGTGAATATATGTCTCGCGTAAGAGGAGGAAATAATTCTACAGAGATACGAATATCTCCTTGGCCAATACGGGCCTTTGTAGATCGTATCGATATAGCGGTGCCTTTAAGTTTGGGAGTCAGAGATAATATTTTGCGACGTATTTCGAAGGAAACGATTGTGATCTGCGATCAAGAGGATTTAGGCAGTGAAATAGAGAAGTTTAGGGGCTCTATATTAAATGTGAATATTAATGAAGTCGCAAGAGAAATTGGAGGGAAGGTCTTTTCTAATTTTATTGCTGCAGGCGTTATATTAGGTCTTATCGGTGGAGGAATGGAGTCGGCAAAAGCATTTTGTGATGAAAAGTTCAGTGGTAAAAAAGAGAAACTTGCAGAACAGAATAAGGTGGCCTTAGAGAGAGGCTATGTTATAGGAAGATCATATATTGGAGATGATTCTATTCTTCTTCCACCTGATCAGGCTATTAGATCTGCTCAAAGAGTTGTAATGAGTGGAACAGAAGCAGTCTCCTTAGGGGCTCTTTCTGCTGGATGTTCTTTTGTTACGGCATATCCCATGTCTCCTGCAACGGGAGTTTTAACATTTATGGCTCAAAAGGCTAAAGAGATGGAAATTATTGTTGAACAGGCTGAAGATGAAATTGCTGCAATAAATATGGCGATAGGGGCCTCATATTCAGGAGCCAGATCTATGGTTACGACGTCGGGAGGAGGTTTTGATCTTATGTGTGAAGGCGTCAGTCTGGCTGGAGTAATGGAGACACCTGTAGTTATCCATCTTGCTCAGCGTCCAGGGCCAGCTACTGGTATGGCTACACGTACAGAGCAAGGAGATCTTAATGTCGCTTTATATGGTGGACATGGCGAGTTTCCACGAGCTGTATTAGCGCCGGCTTCTCTTGAGGAAGCCTTCAGACTGTCATCAAAAGCCTTTTATTTGGCTGATACATATCAGATTCCCGTTATTCTCATGACAGATCAATACTTTCTCAACACATATTATGATATGGCTATGCCTGATGTGAAGGGTACGTTGGTCCCCCCTGCAATTGTTGAAGCGAATGACAATTACAGACGGTACGAGATAACTCATGATGGAATTTCACCGCGAGCTGTTCCAGGATATGGAAATGGGTTGGTTGGAGCAGATAGTCATGAACATGATGAGATTGGACATGTGTACGAAGACTTTGATCTTCGTGAACGTATGGTTCAAAAGCGCTTGCGAAAGATTGAGAGCATGCAGAAGGATATCGAAGAGCCGTTACTAATTGGTCCAGAAGATTTTAGAACGCTTATTATTGGATGGGGGTCAAGCTTCCATATTATTGAAGAGACGTTGGAGTTTATAGGACGTTCTGATACAGCTTTAATGCATTTTCAACAGATCTATCCACTTCCTCAAAACATAGGAATGAAGTTGGAACAAGCACAAAAGATTATCGTTATAGAAGGAAATAAAACGGGTCAATTTGCAAGATTATTGACACAACATACAGGGAGGATGATTGATTATGTTCTTCCTTATTATTCTGGGTTGCAATTCTCAGTAGAGCAACTGACGCGAGACCTTGATTCTTGTTTAAACGGGGAGGTGCTGTAG
- a CDS encoding adenylosuccinate synthase produces MKGRVEIIIGAQWGDEGKGRVVDALGNRVEVFARYQGGANAGHTVIVEGEKYVFHLLPSGMLYPCKLCAIGNGVVVDPEQLINELKTLQEQGKDRARLIISGSAHVVMPYHKILDKADEQFRSKDKKIGTTGRGIGPCYVDKFNRCGIRIEDLLDPEILREKLSFNLDLKNLILTKVYNAEPVAFDDVYAQALSWGETLAPYVADVSLALQEAMLEGKGVLFEGAQGTLLDVDHGTYPFVTSSSPIAAGGCVGLGVGPSDVDRVIGVVKAYCTRVGEGPFPTEDLGNDGQTLRDKGGEYGATTGRPRRCGWLDLVALKYAVRVNGMTSIALTKLDVLTGFDKIKVCTHYEANGKKYENYLTNTSLLEKATPVYTTLDGWKEDLSACRNFDDLPETARKYVEYIEKETGVPVQLIGVGPGRDQTIIRGL; encoded by the coding sequence GTGAAAGGACGAGTAGAGATTATTATTGGAGCCCAGTGGGGTGATGAAGGCAAGGGGCGTGTTGTAGATGCCCTTGGCAATCGAGTGGAAGTGTTTGCTCGTTATCAGGGAGGCGCCAATGCTGGACATACAGTGATTGTAGAAGGGGAAAAATATGTATTTCATCTTTTACCATCAGGAATGCTTTATCCCTGTAAATTGTGTGCTATAGGGAACGGAGTTGTTGTCGATCCTGAGCAGCTAATTAATGAGCTTAAAACATTACAGGAGCAGGGAAAAGATCGAGCCCGTCTTATCATTAGCGGATCAGCCCATGTCGTTATGCCTTATCATAAAATCCTTGATAAGGCCGACGAACAGTTTAGAAGTAAAGATAAAAAGATAGGAACTACAGGACGTGGAATCGGTCCGTGTTATGTTGATAAATTTAACCGTTGTGGCATTCGTATTGAAGATCTTCTTGATCCGGAAATACTGCGCGAGAAACTTTCCTTCAATCTTGATCTGAAAAACCTTATTTTAACGAAGGTTTATAATGCAGAACCTGTTGCTTTCGATGATGTGTATGCCCAGGCACTTTCCTGGGGAGAGACATTAGCTCCCTATGTTGCCGATGTCTCTTTAGCGTTGCAAGAAGCCATGTTAGAAGGTAAGGGCGTTCTTTTCGAAGGGGCTCAGGGTACCCTTCTTGATGTTGATCACGGAACGTATCCCTTTGTAACGAGTTCCTCACCTATAGCAGCTGGTGGCTGTGTTGGATTAGGGGTAGGTCCTTCCGATGTTGATCGTGTTATTGGTGTTGTAAAGGCCTATTGTACCCGTGTCGGCGAAGGTCCTTTCCCTACAGAAGATCTTGGAAACGATGGACAGACATTACGAGACAAGGGGGGAGAGTATGGAGCTACAACTGGCCGTCCTCGGCGCTGCGGTTGGCTTGACCTCGTAGCGCTTAAATATGCTGTACGCGTTAATGGTATGACTTCCATAGCTCTCACCAAACTTGATGTTCTTACTGGGTTTGACAAAATTAAAGTTTGTACCCACTATGAAGCAAATGGTAAAAAATACGAGAATTATTTGACGAATACATCCCTTCTTGAAAAGGCTACGCCAGTTTATACTACATTGGATGGTTGGAAAGAAGACCTCTCAGCCTGCCGAAACTTTGATGACTTGCCTGAGACAGCGAGAAAGTACGTGGAGTACATAGAGAAAGAGACAGGTGTACCTGTGCAACTTATAGGAGTTGGTCCGGGGAGAGATCAGACTATTATCAGGGGGCTTTAA
- a CDS encoding hydrogenase expression protein HypA/HybF, which translates to MAKFQCLECKKEFELESTAPIMRCSYCGSRFLSKIEGEPLKRGKSWNSKSFSVGRPEK; encoded by the coding sequence ATGGCTAAGTTCCAATGTCTGGAATGCAAAAAAGAGTTCGAATTAGAATCGACAGCTCCGATAATGAGATGTTCTTATTGCGGAAGCAGATTTCTTTCAAAGATTGAAGGAGAACCGTTAAAACGAGGAAAATCTTGGAATAGTAAGTCTTTTAGCGTCGGCAGACCAGAAAAATAA
- the folK gene encoding 2-amino-4-hydroxy-6-hydroxymethyldihydropteridine diphosphokinase, with the protein MRVALGIGSNIGDRMGNLRKAVQLLKEKKIAIIAKSDIFETAPVGVTQQPRFLNACVIIETEAKPEELLSTIKTIEQEIGRVQRVHWGPREIDIDILLLENGQTYTSSTLCIPHPEMYKRAFVLVPLAQIAPDWVHPLSKTTIDALAQKLNLQDETLIKISSL; encoded by the coding sequence ATGCGCGTTGCATTAGGAATAGGCAGCAACATTGGTGATCGAATGGGAAATCTGCGAAAGGCAGTGCAGCTGTTGAAAGAAAAAAAGATCGCCATTATTGCAAAAAGTGATATTTTTGAAACCGCTCCAGTAGGCGTGACACAACAGCCTCGTTTTTTAAATGCGTGTGTAATTATAGAAACTGAAGCAAAACCTGAAGAGTTGCTTTCTACTATAAAGACCATAGAGCAAGAAATAGGTCGTGTACAAAGAGTTCACTGGGGACCGAGAGAAATAGACATTGATATTTTACTTTTAGAAAATGGACAAACCTATACAAGCTCCACCTTATGCATTCCTCATCCTGAAATGTATAAAAGAGCTTTCGTTCTTGTCCCATTGGCACAAATAGCACCAGATTGGGTTCATCCTCTTTCAAAGACAACTATTGATGCGCTTGCGCAAAAACTCAATCTACAAGATGAAACTTTAATTAAAATTTCAAGTTTGTAA
- a CDS encoding carbon starvation protein A, which produces MLAMLFIVAIVFFAIAYRVHGRYMARIYELNNDNPTPAETMYDGIDYCPAHPAVLLGHHFASIAGAGPIVGPIAAASMFGWLPAYLWCLIGSAFLGGPHDMGALVSSMRHNGKSVGEVVDHWIGRRGKFFFLTFTILSLVLVVAVFLQLSANTFAADPAVAFSSTLYIFMAVIFGVLVYKYNTPLWLMTLVMVPIVIGACWYGNYADWVAGSFTYSMPAWRWVLAVYILLASVLPVWLLLQPRDYLASFFLYFAVIIGAIGMIFGGKFEVQLPAFKGFVAGTQYMWPMLFVIVACGAISGFHSLVGSGTTSKQLRRETDSTLVGYGSMLLEGVVAVIAIGTIMISGKILEGGPVVTYAQGFGKFAGLVGIDPKIGASLGGLAINSFLLTSLDTATRLTRYQIQELTNMKVDKYTATIVAVAAAMALLLVKTVGPDGKPIPAWAAIWPMFGAANQLVAALALLAVGVWIAKGLKKNNSFLMVPMWFMLATTVAALLIMIKEKLTGVPNYLLVSISVILLVLAVLMVREAFNALKTKDTTEA; this is translated from the coding sequence ATGTTAGCAATGCTATTCATTGTAGCAATAGTATTTTTTGCAATCGCATACCGCGTTCATGGGCGGTATATGGCACGTATTTATGAACTTAATAATGATAATCCTACTCCGGCTGAGACTATGTACGATGGCATAGACTATTGTCCCGCGCATCCAGCTGTTTTGCTTGGACACCACTTTGCTTCCATCGCTGGAGCTGGCCCGATTGTAGGACCTATTGCTGCTGCTAGTATGTTTGGATGGCTTCCTGCATATTTGTGGTGTCTTATCGGTTCTGCTTTCCTTGGTGGTCCGCACGATATGGGTGCTCTTGTTTCTTCAATGCGGCATAACGGAAAATCTGTTGGCGAAGTTGTTGACCACTGGATCGGACGGCGTGGAAAATTCTTTTTCCTGACTTTTACAATTTTAAGCCTTGTCCTCGTTGTTGCTGTTTTCCTTCAGCTTTCTGCAAATACCTTTGCTGCGGACCCAGCAGTTGCTTTTTCAAGTACTCTTTACATCTTTATGGCTGTTATCTTTGGTGTCCTTGTTTATAAGTATAATACGCCACTTTGGCTTATGACCCTTGTAATGGTTCCTATAGTAATCGGAGCTTGTTGGTATGGAAATTACGCTGATTGGGTAGCAGGCAGCTTTACTTATTCTATGCCCGCCTGGCGTTGGGTTCTAGCTGTTTATATTCTTCTAGCCTCTGTTCTTCCAGTGTGGCTTTTGTTACAGCCTCGCGACTATCTTGCTTCTTTCTTCCTTTATTTTGCTGTTATTATCGGTGCCATTGGAATGATTTTTGGTGGAAAATTTGAAGTTCAGCTCCCCGCTTTTAAGGGGTTTGTTGCAGGAACACAATATATGTGGCCTATGCTTTTTGTAATCGTTGCCTGTGGAGCCATTTCTGGTTTCCACTCCCTTGTAGGAAGCGGAACAACATCGAAACAGCTTCGTCGTGAAACAGATAGCACTCTTGTCGGTTATGGTTCTATGCTTCTTGAAGGAGTTGTTGCTGTTATCGCTATCGGTACTATCATGATTAGCGGTAAAATTCTTGAAGGTGGTCCAGTTGTTACGTATGCTCAAGGTTTTGGTAAATTTGCAGGCCTTGTCGGAATAGATCCTAAAATTGGTGCTTCATTGGGCGGATTGGCGATAAATTCTTTCTTGCTTACCTCTCTTGATACAGCAACACGTCTGACCCGTTATCAAATTCAGGAACTTACTAATATGAAGGTCGATAAATACACAGCAACAATTGTAGCGGTTGCTGCTGCAATGGCCTTGCTCCTTGTTAAAACAGTGGGACCTGATGGAAAGCCTATTCCGGCATGGGCGGCTATTTGGCCGATGTTTGGTGCAGCAAACCAGCTAGTTGCTGCTCTAGCTCTTCTTGCTGTCGGAGTTTGGATTGCCAAGGGGTTAAAGAAAAACAACTCTTTCCTTATGGTTCCAATGTGGTTTATGTTGGCGACAACAGTAGCTGCTTTGCTCATAATGATAAAAGAGAAGCTTACTGGCGTTCCTAATTATTTACTCGTTTCAATTTCTGTCATATTGTTGGTCTTAGCTGTCTTGATGGTGAGAGAGGCTTTCAATGCTCTAAAAACAAAAGATACTACGGAAGCGTAA
- a CDS encoding redoxin domain-containing protein has protein sequence MEGLIPLGYEAPDFSSRDQNGKNVILSTLIGKNILLSFHPLAWTSVCQAQVNTIDTHMRLFDKLNTIPFALSVDSYASKKAWSDALGIKKLQFLSDFWPHGSIARQYGVFREQDGISSRANILLNEKHEVIFTKIYGLEETPDLREIIFVLKDYTRTEIPNIEIEIQRCMKDALGRTVCIKDSRAKGIDATN, from the coding sequence ATGGAAGGGTTAATTCCGTTAGGATATGAAGCTCCTGATTTTTCGTCAAGAGACCAAAACGGTAAAAACGTAATTCTTTCCACTTTGATAGGGAAAAATATCTTGCTTTCTTTTCATCCTTTAGCTTGGACAAGTGTTTGTCAAGCGCAAGTCAATACAATAGATACTCATATGAGACTTTTTGATAAATTAAATACTATACCTTTTGCTCTCAGTGTAGACTCATATGCCAGCAAAAAGGCATGGAGTGACGCCCTTGGAATAAAAAAGCTACAATTCCTTTCTGATTTTTGGCCTCATGGTTCTATAGCGAGACAATATGGCGTCTTTAGAGAACAAGATGGAATTTCTTCTCGTGCGAATATACTTCTCAATGAGAAACATGAAGTCATTTTTACTAAAATATACGGACTGGAAGAAACACCTGATCTTCGAGAAATAATCTTCGTACTTAAAGATTACACTCGAACTGAAATCCCTAATATTGAAATTGAAATACAAAGATGCATGAAAGATGCTCTGGGTAGAACTGTCTGTATCAAAGATAGCAGAGCCAAAGGTATCGATGCAACAAACTAG
- the hrcA gene encoding heat-inducible transcriptional repressor HrcA, with translation MLTERQLEIVLAVVYEYIQTGEPAGSRTIARKYLKGCSAATVRNEMYDLEQMGYFYQPHTSAGRLPTSRAYRLYVDSILHRRRIAPVGFKSWRNGIKDQKQGIESILSYASQLLGRVTNYVGVAAISSLHEVEIQRVDFVRLGGNAVLVILVLQGGLVHHNNVTLPCELSQETLDELARRINMIVVGHPWAEVRQVLSSYVLEGLERLSEACHVAILQMDDMLQKYNYKLFVGGAQHILSLPDFQDISKLQAIISLLEEESAMVDMVDRCSIDLGVNVTIGDENPEEGMQDCSVLMVPSRKRGRKTVLGIIGPIRMDYEKTITVLEAMMADIEKENID, from the coding sequence GTGCTTACCGAGCGACAACTAGAGATCGTTCTTGCCGTTGTTTATGAGTATATACAGACTGGGGAACCTGCCGGTTCCAGAACAATTGCTCGTAAATACTTAAAAGGTTGCAGTGCTGCCACGGTAAGGAATGAGATGTACGATCTTGAGCAGATGGGGTATTTTTACCAGCCTCATACGTCAGCCGGGCGACTTCCTACGTCTAGAGCATATCGTCTTTATGTCGACTCTATATTGCATCGAAGAAGAATTGCACCTGTGGGGTTTAAAAGTTGGAGAAATGGTATCAAAGACCAAAAGCAAGGTATTGAATCCATTCTTTCGTATGCCTCTCAACTCTTGGGCCGGGTTACAAATTATGTCGGTGTGGCTGCCATATCCTCTCTTCACGAAGTGGAAATACAGAGGGTAGATTTTGTCCGTCTTGGGGGAAATGCCGTTCTCGTAATACTCGTTCTTCAAGGTGGCCTTGTTCACCATAATAATGTTACCCTGCCGTGTGAGCTTTCCCAAGAAACTCTTGACGAGTTGGCTCGTCGTATAAATATGATTGTTGTCGGACATCCGTGGGCTGAAGTTCGCCAGGTTCTTTCTTCTTATGTTCTTGAGGGACTGGAAAGATTGTCAGAGGCGTGCCATGTTGCTATCCTTCAAATGGACGACATGTTGCAGAAATATAACTATAAGCTTTTTGTCGGAGGCGCCCAGCATATTCTCAGTTTGCCTGATTTTCAGGACATTAGTAAGTTGCAGGCTATAATTTCACTTCTTGAAGAAGAATCGGCTATGGTAGATATGGTAGACCGGTGTTCTATCGATCTTGGAGTTAACGTGACCATTGGTGATGAAAATCCTGAAGAAGGAATGCAAGATTGCTCAGTCCTTATGGTTCCTTCCCGTAAAAGAGGGCGCAAAACTGTATTGGGGATTATTGGTCCCATACGAATGGATTATGAAAAAACTATTACAGTCCTCGAAGCCATGATGGCTGACATTGAGAAAGAAAATATCGATTAA
- the folP gene encoding dihydropteroate synthase translates to MAIYPVKIKSNKDLVSLIAKVGADPRSVAYFVPKREVFAFWIPDVDFRAAAYLKQEMLARGGDAVVHRNVIDAQSKYSNVLLIGTEGQYKALFPKLEAMSCWGIEKIRKELAVSFKKYFASSWKLPLPRGRFLNLKQGETKIMGILNATPDSFYAGSRLESIADLLKQAEHMLETGADILDLGAESTRPGADPISEEEEKERLLPSLQSLRKEFPEAIISVDTYKGEIATIAVENGADIINDISGFSLDDKMLEAVAQTTLPYVLSHIQGAPKNMQTNPYYNDVIGESLDYFKEKLQRLQDAGVSAERIIIDPGIGFGKRLEDNLRILKSIQSFRSLGHPLLIGHSRKGFIKTILAKEDLQSRLYGTLAVSAHCAQEGVELVRVHDVEATHDVIKMVEAVREAEM, encoded by the coding sequence TTGGCTATATACCCAGTAAAAATCAAGAGTAATAAAGACCTCGTATCTTTGATAGCAAAAGTAGGAGCTGATCCCCGATCAGTGGCATATTTTGTTCCTAAACGAGAAGTCTTCGCTTTTTGGATTCCAGATGTTGATTTTCGTGCCGCCGCCTATCTCAAGCAAGAGATGCTTGCCAGAGGTGGAGATGCTGTTGTTCATCGCAATGTTATAGATGCACAGAGCAAATATAGTAATGTTCTTCTTATAGGAACAGAAGGACAATACAAAGCACTTTTTCCTAAACTGGAAGCCATGTCATGTTGGGGCATTGAAAAAATACGAAAAGAGTTAGCAGTTTCTTTTAAAAAATATTTTGCTTCATCATGGAAATTACCACTTCCGAGAGGTCGTTTTCTAAATTTAAAGCAGGGGGAAACAAAAATTATGGGCATCCTTAACGCCACCCCCGATTCCTTTTACGCTGGAAGCCGCTTAGAATCCATTGCTGACCTACTGAAGCAGGCAGAACACATGCTTGAAACAGGAGCTGACATTCTTGATCTAGGGGCTGAATCGACTCGTCCAGGTGCTGATCCTATTAGCGAAGAGGAAGAAAAAGAACGCTTACTCCCCTCTCTTCAGTCATTAAGAAAAGAGTTTCCTGAAGCGATTATTTCAGTAGACACCTATAAAGGGGAAATTGCAACAATTGCAGTAGAAAACGGTGCAGATATTATTAATGATATCTCCGGTTTCTCCCTTGATGATAAAATGCTTGAGGCAGTAGCTCAGACTACGTTACCCTATGTTCTTTCCCATATTCAGGGGGCCCCTAAGAATATGCAAACAAACCCGTATTATAATGATGTTATTGGGGAAAGCCTCGACTATTTCAAAGAAAAGCTACAAAGGCTTCAAGATGCGGGTGTCTCAGCAGAGCGTATTATTATTGACCCAGGCATAGGTTTTGGAAAACGGTTAGAAGATAATCTCCGTATTTTGAAGTCAATACAATCGTTTAGAAGTTTAGGCCATCCTCTTCTCATTGGACACTCGCGAAAAGGTTTTATAAAAACTATTCTCGCCAAAGAGGACCTTCAGTCTCGCCTTTATGGAACCCTTGCAGTTTCTGCTCATTGCGCACAAGAAGGAGTAGAACTCGTTAGAGTTCACGACGTAGAGGCTACACATGATGTTATAAAAATGGTAGAAGCGGTAAGGGAGGCAGAAATGTGA